CAGGCCAACCCCGACAAGAAGATCATCCGCCTCGGCATCGGCGACGTGACCGAGCCACTGCCCGAAGCGGTCGTGGCGGCCTTTCACAAGGGCGTGGACGAGATGGCCGACGCCGGAACGTTTCGCGGCTATGGCCCGGAGCAGGGCTATGATTTTCTGCGCGACCTGATCGCAAAAGAGGATTTCCAGTCGCGCGGGGCGGACATCTCCGGCGACGAGATCTTTGTCAGCGATGGGGCCAAGTGCGATACCGGCAACATCCAGGAGCTTTTTGCCGGAGACATCCGCATCGCCATCCCCGATCCGGTCTATCCGGTCTACGTCGACACCAACGTCATGGCCGGGCGCACCGGGCAGAACGTGGACGGCCGCTACGAAGGGCTCGTCTATCTTGATGGCACCCGGGAAAACGGCTTCATTCCCGAACTGCCCGGGGAGCCCGTGGACCTCATCTACCTGTGCTACCCCAACAACCCCACCGGCGCGACCATCACCAGGCCCCAGCTCAAGGCCTGGGTGGATTACGCCCGCGAGAACAAGGCGCTCATCCTTTTTGACGCCGCCTACGAGGCCTTCGTCCGCGATCCCGAGCTGCCCAGATCCATCTATGAGATCGAAGGCGCGCGCGAGGTGGCCATCGAGTTCCGCTCCCTGTCCAAGACCGCCGGGTTCACGGGCACGCGTCTGGCCTTCACCGTGGTGCCGAAGACCTGCATGGCCTACGACAGCCAGGGGGGCGCGCACAGCCTGCATGCCATGTGGAACCGCCGCCACACCACCAAGTTCAACGGCGTGTCCTATCCGGTGCAAAGAGCCGCCGCGGCCGTATATTCGCCCGAGGGCAAGGCGCAGTCCAGGGCGCTGGTGGATCACTACTTGAACAACGCGGCCATCATCCGCAAGGAAATGACCGCGCTTGGCTACGACTGCGTCGGCGGCGAGAATTCGCCCTATGTCTGGATCGACGGCAAGATGGGCTCATGGGATTTTTTCGACATGCTCTTAAGCAAGGCCGCCGTGGTCTGCACTCCGGGTGCCGGCTTCGGATCCTGCGGCGAAGGCTACATCCGCATCTCCGCCTTCAACAGTCTGGCCAACGTCCAGGAGGCCATGGAGCGGCTGCGCGCCGTCCTGAAATAGCATGACCACGACGGCCGAGGAACAGGCCCGGCGGAATTTTCCGCGCGGGCTCTCCCAGCCGGAGACGGGTTTTCGTTTTTCCATGGACGCGCTGCTCCTGGCCGCCTTTGCCGGGCGGGAGCAGGTGCGTGGCCGGGTTCTGGACCTGGGGACCGGATGCGGGGTGGTGGGGCTTGGATT
The Desulfomicrobium macestii genome window above contains:
- a CDS encoding LL-diaminopimelate aminotransferase is translated as MIRINENYLKLKASYLFADISRRVTAFQQANPDKKIIRLGIGDVTEPLPEAVVAAFHKGVDEMADAGTFRGYGPEQGYDFLRDLIAKEDFQSRGADISGDEIFVSDGAKCDTGNIQELFAGDIRIAIPDPVYPVYVDTNVMAGRTGQNVDGRYEGLVYLDGTRENGFIPELPGEPVDLIYLCYPNNPTGATITRPQLKAWVDYARENKALILFDAAYEAFVRDPELPRSIYEIEGAREVAIEFRSLSKTAGFTGTRLAFTVVPKTCMAYDSQGGAHSLHAMWNRRHTTKFNGVSYPVQRAAAAVYSPEGKAQSRALVDHYLNNAAIIRKEMTALGYDCVGGENSPYVWIDGKMGSWDFFDMLLSKAAVVCTPGAGFGSCGEGYIRISAFNSLANVQEAMERLRAVLK